A single region of the Thermoplasmata archaeon genome encodes:
- a CDS encoding sel1 repeat family protein produces the protein MEQQQFSFEDYVRMAEQGHPDAKYILATKYRNGEGVEMDKAKAAQLYRELADQGDSDAQYDLAFMLDNGEGIEQDRVESEKYFKLSADQGDSDACLCYGGILFERGEYAEAEKYFMTSAMKGDVKAEYNLGLLYIGNYFGEPDRAKAFEWFESAADKGFVYAESMLGSIYLEDNDLVKAEEYFRYAADQGEPTAQYNLGALGLSGQIKMDYKESVEWLTKAAQNGMQQAYELLMRLNNMN, from the coding sequence ATGGAACAGCAGCAGTTCTCCTTTGAGGATTACGTCCGTATGGCGGAACAGGGCCATCCAGATGCCAAATACATCCTTGCTACCAAGTATCGTAACGGGGAGGGCGTGGAGATGGATAAGGCCAAGGCCGCCCAGCTGTACAGGGAATTGGCCGATCAAGGTGACTCCGATGCACAGTATGATCTCGCCTTCATGCTCGACAACGGAGAAGGTATCGAGCAGGACCGTGTCGAATCGGAGAAGTATTTCAAACTCTCAGCAGATCAAGGGGATTCAGACGCATGTCTCTGTTACGGAGGGATTCTTTTCGAGAGGGGAGAATACGCTGAGGCTGAGAAGTATTTCATGACCTCTGCCATGAAGGGCGACGTCAAAGCGGAATACAACTTGGGCCTGCTTTACATCGGAAACTATTTTGGGGAACCTGACAGGGCAAAGGCATTCGAGTGGTTCGAGAGCGCAGCGGACAAAGGGTTTGTGTATGCCGAGTCCATGCTCGGCTCGATATATCTCGAGGATAACGACCTTGTCAAAGCCGAGGAGTACTTCAGATATGCGGCCGATCAGGGAGAGCCTACCGCACAATATAATCTCGGTGCTCTCGGTCTCTCTGGACAGATAAAGATGGATTACAAGGAATCCGTCGAATGGCTCACAAAGGCGGCTCAGAACGGGATGCAGCAAGCGTATGAGCTGTTGATGAGACTCAACAATATGAATTGA